A single window of Solenopsis invicta isolate M01_SB chromosome 3, UNIL_Sinv_3.0, whole genome shotgun sequence DNA harbors:
- the LOC120357342 gene encoding uncharacterized protein LOC120357342, giving the protein MGHKRKLSSEEGKENRLGKKLKRLEEKLKEQERLVRQLQEKRNGSRSSPSSRSSRSSRENKTDKSRSRSQSYDQSHSREYTQSPDLYSIQDREEKTPPPIESTEISEIPSTPSNKKEKVATTETLTIRTLTEEVLEAMGKRLEPNKKRGPSIHADIVTRWDDILQEGLPIEDRKKIYEKYPVPENCTQYEPPTLNKEIKASLAEAILARDKRIAEKQEKVTVCLAALGSTLSKLSINKAVERVEIIRILSDVTRMLIDLQRDETLTRRLILMANLNPTLKETLVATKPGEWLFGSDLTETLKAAKSLEKSSKDLKPVAKNTATTSLSKPKNSKGPPHLKKQQTAAGGHRRPFTPAVLEWTKGYTIPFCAQPIQTTELVEPSWSDKEKSQMKKQINELLQKGAIQPCKKYEDQFLSRIFLVPKPDGSSRFILNLKKLNEFIKTEHFKLEDIRTARDLIQPNCFMATIDLKDAYYLVPIAETNKKFLRFIFDKQIYEFNCLPFGLSTAPFVFTKLMKPPITRLREHGFTSVIYLDDILLLGESKEKCTKNVQETRLLLEKLGFIINDDKSSRYKIREFASLVGTLSSCCLATKYGWAHIKDLEREKFLALRNNADNFEAQMKLTPRVNDDLIWWKKNISYIFNPISSPKFVTEIFSDASRSGWGASCNNAKTHGFWNSEEQQHHINYLELQAAFFGLKCFAKDFKNCDILLRIDNTTAISYINRMGGIQFEHLSKVAKEIWSWCEQRNIWIFASYIRSEDNIIADQESRRIEPDIEYSLSQKAFKQLYMRFGKPTIDLFATRINNKCSKYVSWKQDPGSIAIDAFTIDWNHEFFYAFPPFALIPKVLKKIRNDNARGILVIPNWPSQAWFPQCIQMFESKPIIFKPSFNLLSSSNRAPHPLWSQLSLVGGISSNRRTS; this is encoded by the exons ATGGGACACAAACGAAAACTGTCCAGTGAAGAAGGAAAAGAGAATAGACTGGGAAAAAAGCTTAAGCGATTAGAAGAAAAGCTTAAAGAGCAAGAACGACTAGTTCGTCAATTACAAGAGAAAC GTAATGGCAGTCGTTCCAGCCCGAGTTCTCGGTCGTCGAGAAGTTCGCGTGAAAATAAAACAGACAAAAGCCGTTCCCGAAGTCAATCTTACGATCAGTCACATAGTCGGGAATACACGCAGTCACCAGATCTTTACTCAATTCAGGACAGAGAGGAGAAGACACCTCCTCCCATAGAATCGACAGAAATCAGCGAAATTCCATCGACGCCttctaataaaaaagaaaaagttgcaACAACGGAGACTTTAACAATTCGGACTCTTACAGAGGAGGTACTCGAAGCCATGGGCAAGCGATTAGAGCCAAATAAGAAGCGTGGCCCATCAATTCACGCGGACATAGTGACTCGATGGGATGACATATTGCAAGAAGGTCTACCCATAGAAGATCGCAAGAAAATATACGAGAAATACCCTGTTCCGGAAAATTGCACCCAGTATGAGCCTCCTACActcaataaagaaataaaagcatCTCTAGCAGAAGCCATCCTCGCTAGAGATAAGCGAATCGCGGAAAAACAAGAAAAGGTAACAGTATGCTTGGCAGCATTGGGCTCAACCCTGTCTAAGCTATCCATAAACAAGGCGGTCGAACGAGTTGAAATAATTCGAATCTTGAGTGATGTCACTCGTATGTTAATAGATTTACAACGAGACGAGACGCTCACTAGGCGCCTCATACTCATGGCAAACCTAAATCCGACTTTAAAGGAGACGCTAGTTGCGACCAAGCCGGGAGAATGGCTTTTCGGGAGCGATCTAACAGAAACACTCAAGGCAGCAAAATCCTTAGAAAAGTCATCTAAGGATCTAAAGCCAGTCGCTAAGAATACTGCGACAACATCTCTAAGTAAGCCAAAAAACTCGAAGGGCCCACCCCACCTAAAGAAACAACAGACGGCGGCGGGGGGGCATCGAAGACCATTCACTCCAGCC GTCCTGGAATGGACAAAAGGCTACACCATTCCGTTTTGCGCCCAACCGATTCAAACAACTGAATTGGTGGAACCAAGCTGGTCAGATAAAGAAAAATCACAAATGAAAAAACAGATTAACGAGTTGCTGCAGAAAGGCGCAATCCAGCCATGCAAGAAATACGAGGATCAATTCCTTTCTAGAATATTCCTCGTCCCTAAACCAGATGGATCCAGTCGTTTCattctaaatttgaaaaaactAAACGAGTTTATAAAGACAGAACACTTTAAATTAGAAGACATTCGGACAGCCCGTGATCTCATACAGCCAAATTGCTTCATGGCCACAATAGACTTAAAAGACGCGTATTATCTCGTACCAATCGCAGAGACAAACAAGAAGTTTCTAAGATTTATTTTCGATAAACAAATATACGAATTCAATTGTTTACCGTTTGGGTTAAGCACTGCTCCATTTGTCTTCACCAAATTAATGAAGCCCCCAATAACTCGGTTACGAGAACACGGATTCACATCCGTTATTTATCTAGACGATATTCTTTTACTCGGAGAGTCAAAAGAAAAATGCACAAAAAACGTACAGGAAACTCgtcttttattagaaaaattaggctttataataaatgatgACAAGA gCTCGAGATACAAAATTCGCGAGTTTGCTTCACTAGTAGGTACTCTTAGCTCCTGTTGTTTGGCAACCAAATATGGCTGGGCACACATAAAAGACCTTGAACGCGAAAAATTCTTGGCCCTGAGGAACAATGCAGATAATTTCGAAGCACAGATGAAATTGACTCCTAGAGTAAACGATGATTTAATATGgtggaagaaaaatatttcatatatttttaatcccATATCGAGTCCAAAGTTCGTTACAGAGATCTTTTCCGACGCATCTCGATCAGGCTGGGGAGCTAGCTGCAACAACGCTAAAACTCATGGATTTTGGAATAGTGAGGAACAACAACATCATATCAATTACTTAGAATTACAGGCAGCATTTTTTGGTCTAAAATGCTTTGCAAAAGACTTTAAGAATTGCGATATCTTACTTCGTATCGACAATACTACGGCTATCTCTTACATTAATCGAATGGGAGGAATACAATTCGAACACCTGAGCAAAGTAGCGAAAGAAATTTGGTCTTGGTGTGAACAACGCAATATATGGATCTTTGCTTCATATATTCGTTCAGAAGATAACATCATTGCAGACCAGGAGTCTAGGCGGATAGAGCCGGACATCGAGTATAGTCTTTCACAAAAGGCCTTTAAGCAATTATATATGAGATTTGGCAAACCGACTATTGATCTTTTTGCTACCAGAATTAACAACAAATGCTCGAAATACGTATCCTGGAAACAAGATCCTGGTTCTATTGCAATAGATGCTTTCACCATCGATTGGAACCACGAATTCTTTTATGCTTTCCCACCTTTTGCATTAATcccaaaagttttaaaaaagatcCGTAATGATAACGCCAGAGGTATTCTAGTCATACCAAACTGGCCATCTCAAGCCTGGTTCCCCCAATGTATACAGATGTTTGAATCCAAACCTATTATATTTAAACCAAGTTTCAATCTCTTATCTTCTTCTAACAGAGCTCCTCATCCATTATGGTCCCAGCTTTCCCTGGTGGGCGGAATCTCATCGAACAGGCGTACCAGCTAA